One genomic window of Blastopirellula retiformator includes the following:
- the mprF gene encoding bifunctional lysylphosphatidylglycerol flippase/synthetase MprF gives MKRLLSRLSPFLAVLIFIAAAWLLAHELRNYRWHDVRESLSAMPPQKIAFSIVLMILNYVVLVGYDLLALKAIARKLPLLRVAFASFTGFAASYNFGATLGGVPVRYRSYSVLGLSSVEVLQISIMLGGTFWIGVFAIGGLAFILDPFTLPPDLHLPITSVSGLGWLLVASAVVYMGLTFLWKKPFTIAGHEIRLPGPGIAVGQLGIAIADIMIACGCLYVLLPPDVGMSYPQFLGVFLLAQIAVVLTHVPGGVGVFELVILTLTESTAKDDVVAALLVFRVIYYLLPLFVAILLLGAQEYRAHRHHFDPVARQAWQIASSLLPTLLAFAAFIAGVVLLLSGNTPGIGERITTLKHYIPLSFLEASHFLGSVAGVALLLTARGLQLKLDSAWWGAAFLLVAGIITSLLKGLDYEAAILLSLVLIALVACRDQFYRKGSLVHERFSPGWLALLALALVSATWLGFFSYRHVDYQNDLWWEFTFHGDASRFLRASVGVAVVVLVFAIWKLLSRAPGPRTEPPTAAELETVAAIVSQSPRVSSTLALLGDKRFLFSDDNTAFIMYAVERRSWVAMGDPVGPVEQWSELVWKFRELCDRYHGWPVFYQVAPESLSIYLDQGLTLLKLGEDGRVPVRDYSIAGNHFKSLRSTRNKLQKSGYTFEIVPRDQTAELMPRLREISDGWLAEKNSAEKGFSLAFFEEEYLRHFDIAVIRDAEKIVAFANVLANEPKEEASIDLMRYDSSIPGLMDFLFIELLLWAKEQGYEWFNFGMAPLSGIEDRKLAPMWNKVAGLVYRHGDHFYSFEGLRAYKSKFKPVWTSRYLASPGGWALPQVLADVTRLIGRHRPSSDSADDEP, from the coding sequence ATGAAACGACTTCTGTCACGATTGTCTCCCTTTCTCGCGGTTTTGATCTTTATCGCCGCCGCGTGGCTGCTGGCGCATGAACTTCGTAACTATCGCTGGCATGACGTCCGCGAGAGTCTCAGCGCGATGCCGCCGCAGAAAATCGCCTTCAGCATCGTGCTGATGATTTTGAACTACGTCGTGCTAGTCGGGTACGATCTGCTGGCGCTCAAGGCGATCGCCCGGAAGCTGCCGCTGTTGCGAGTCGCGTTCGCCTCGTTTACCGGCTTCGCCGCCAGCTACAACTTTGGCGCCACGCTGGGCGGGGTGCCGGTCCGCTATCGCTCTTACTCGGTACTAGGACTCTCGTCGGTCGAAGTGCTGCAGATTTCGATCATGCTCGGGGGAACCTTCTGGATTGGCGTCTTCGCGATCGGCGGCCTGGCATTCATTCTCGATCCGTTCACGCTGCCGCCTGACTTGCACTTGCCGATCACGTCGGTCTCGGGACTTGGATGGCTGCTGGTCGCCAGCGCCGTCGTCTACATGGGACTGACGTTCCTCTGGAAGAAGCCGTTCACCATCGCCGGCCACGAGATCCGCCTGCCTGGCCCAGGGATCGCCGTCGGCCAGTTGGGAATCGCCATCGCCGACATCATGATCGCGTGCGGCTGCTTATACGTGTTGTTGCCGCCGGACGTGGGGATGAGCTATCCGCAGTTTTTGGGAGTCTTCCTGCTGGCGCAAATCGCCGTCGTGCTGACGCACGTGCCAGGCGGCGTCGGCGTCTTTGAACTGGTGATTCTGACGCTGACCGAATCGACCGCCAAGGATGACGTGGTCGCGGCGCTGCTCGTCTTTCGCGTGATTTACTACCTGCTGCCGCTGTTTGTCGCCATTTTGCTCTTGGGCGCCCAGGAGTATCGGGCTCATCGGCATCACTTTGATCCGGTTGCGCGTCAGGCGTGGCAGATCGCCTCGTCGCTATTGCCAACGCTGTTGGCGTTTGCAGCCTTCATCGCCGGCGTTGTGCTGCTGTTGTCGGGCAACACGCCTGGCATTGGCGAGCGGATCACGACGCTGAAGCATTACATTCCACTCTCGTTTCTCGAAGCTTCGCACTTCTTGGGAAGCGTTGCCGGCGTGGCATTGCTTTTGACCGCGCGGGGTCTGCAATTGAAGCTCGACTCGGCCTGGTGGGGCGCCGCCTTCTTGCTGGTCGCCGGCATCATCACGTCGCTGCTGAAAGGCTTGGACTACGAAGCGGCGATTCTGTTGTCGCTGGTCCTGATCGCGCTGGTCGCCTGTCGCGATCAGTTCTATCGCAAAGGCTCGCTGGTGCATGAGCGATTTTCGCCTGGTTGGCTGGCGCTGCTCGCGCTGGCGCTCGTCAGCGCCACGTGGCTCGGCTTTTTCAGCTATCGTCACGTCGACTACCAAAACGACCTGTGGTGGGAATTCACCTTTCATGGCGACGCATCGCGCTTCCTGCGGGCCAGTGTCGGCGTGGCGGTCGTCGTGCTGGTCTTTGCCATTTGGAAGTTGCTATCGCGGGCGCCAGGCCCACGGACCGAACCGCCAACCGCCGCTGAGTTGGAGACGGTCGCGGCGATCGTCTCCCAATCGCCGCGGGTTTCGTCGACCTTGGCGCTGCTCGGAGACAAACGCTTTTTGTTCAGCGACGACAACACGGCGTTCATCATGTACGCCGTCGAGCGGCGATCGTGGGTCGCGATGGGAGACCCGGTCGGTCCGGTCGAACAATGGTCGGAACTGGTCTGGAAGTTTCGCGAGCTGTGCGATCGTTATCATGGCTGGCCCGTCTTTTACCAGGTGGCGCCGGAGAGCCTGTCGATTTATCTCGATCAAGGTTTGACGCTGCTGAAGTTGGGAGAAGATGGCCGAGTGCCGGTTCGCGACTACTCGATCGCCGGCAACCACTTCAAGAGTCTCCGCTCGACCCGCAACAAGTTGCAGAAGTCGGGTTACACGTTTGAGATCGTCCCCCGCGATCAAACGGCCGAACTGATGCCGCGGCTGCGAGAGATCTCGGACGGTTGGTTGGCCGAAAAGAACTCGGCTGAGAAAGGGTTCTCGCTCGCCTTCTTTGAGGAAGAGTATCTGCGCCACTTCGACATCGCGGTGATTCGGGACGCTGAGAAGATCGTCGCCTTCGCCAATGTCCTGGCCAACGAGCCGAAGGAAGAGGCGTCGATCGACCTGATGCGTTACGACTCGTCGATCCCAGGGCTGATGGACTTCCTGTTCATTGAGCTGCTGCTGTGGGCCAAGGAGCAAGGGTACGAGTGGTTCAACTTCGGCATGGCGCCGCTGTCCGGCATCGAAGACCGCAAGCTGGCCCCGATGTGGAATAAAGTGGCCGGCCTGGTCTATCGGCATGGGGACCATTTCTACAGCTTCGAAGGGCTGCGGGCCTACAAGTCGAAGTTCAAGCCGGTTTGGACGTCGCGCTATCTAGCGTCTCCCGGCGGTTGGGCGCTGCCGCAGGTGTTGGCCGACGTGACGCGTTTGATCGGTCGGCATCGTCCCAGCAGTGATTCCGCCGACGACGAACCGTAA
- a CDS encoding DUF3239 domain-containing protein, translating into MPIEFACPVCSKRFKVDEKHVGRQTSCRACGAAITVPDQGEAALSGDTTGGSTLYDHSQKERRDLGISVGDEGLIESVSEHIERHFGKVDNVYHELISEGIHVDIHVINPTEEQPFYTLVTTGMSELPMTTPPGAEDLAYAELVLCLPADWKLSQEDFEDESSYWPIRWMKILARFPHDYETFFTLSHTIPGGNPPEEFDPSTPMGCWMFVPPLMFEEESWELQHEGHTINFLYMQALHLDEMEYKLKQGYDEAGDRLLNTFNLLELMDMQRPSFCHFETSGDGPRQRKQLNVQCACGEKVAIATAKGGSSIPCPQCGKAVYVPVSTLAQTGQRPEGAAASHPAGVRINHLRYFQFYPVEILWWAIPSIPLALLGQTIHWGFYVPIVIMIGLFALRCRIVSSYFRDGDTCPGVIVSMEPPLLAVLTNVSADPSFDEPIMVIKVQAHKLKTVGGEPAKVGQRIVSAAFYEEDAAEKYPAEPKRWGDFFPTPIEYGTSDPAAIDYVKSQVSDESWRQLKDGLKQVPRPFAPGIYDIQV; encoded by the coding sequence ATGCCTATCGAATTTGCCTGCCCGGTCTGCAGCAAACGGTTTAAAGTCGACGAAAAGCATGTCGGGCGTCAGACGAGCTGTCGCGCCTGCGGCGCCGCGATTACGGTCCCCGACCAGGGCGAAGCGGCCCTCTCTGGCGACACCACCGGCGGCAGTACGCTGTACGATCACTCTCAAAAAGAGCGTCGCGACCTTGGTATCTCGGTTGGCGACGAAGGGCTGATCGAATCGGTCTCGGAGCATATCGAACGGCATTTCGGCAAGGTCGACAACGTCTATCACGAGCTGATCTCGGAAGGGATCCATGTCGACATTCACGTGATCAATCCGACCGAAGAGCAGCCGTTCTACACGCTGGTCACGACCGGCATGTCCGAACTGCCGATGACGACGCCCCCTGGCGCCGAAGATCTGGCCTACGCCGAGTTGGTGTTATGTCTGCCGGCCGACTGGAAATTGTCGCAGGAGGACTTTGAAGACGAGTCGAGCTATTGGCCGATTCGCTGGATGAAGATACTGGCTCGTTTTCCGCACGATTACGAAACGTTCTTCACCCTTTCGCACACGATCCCCGGCGGCAATCCGCCCGAGGAATTTGATCCCAGCACGCCGATGGGCTGCTGGATGTTCGTCCCGCCGCTGATGTTTGAGGAAGAGTCGTGGGAGCTTCAGCACGAGGGACACACGATCAACTTCCTTTACATGCAGGCGCTGCATCTCGACGAGATGGAGTACAAGCTGAAGCAGGGATATGACGAAGCGGGGGATCGCCTGCTGAACACGTTCAACCTGTTGGAGCTGATGGACATGCAACGTCCCAGCTTCTGTCACTTCGAGACTTCCGGCGACGGTCCGCGACAGCGCAAACAACTCAACGTGCAGTGCGCTTGCGGCGAGAAGGTCGCGATCGCGACCGCCAAGGGAGGCAGTTCGATCCCTTGTCCCCAGTGCGGCAAAGCGGTTTACGTCCCCGTTTCCACCTTAGCGCAAACGGGCCAGCGCCCCGAAGGGGCGGCCGCCTCGCATCCGGCTGGCGTGCGGATCAACCATCTGCGGTACTTTCAGTTCTACCCGGTTGAGATCTTGTGGTGGGCGATTCCGTCGATCCCGTTGGCGCTACTTGGCCAAACGATCCATTGGGGATTTTACGTGCCGATCGTGATCATGATCGGACTGTTCGCGTTGCGTTGCCGGATTGTGTCGTCGTACTTTCGCGATGGAGACACCTGCCCCGGCGTGATCGTCTCGATGGAGCCGCCGCTATTGGCGGTGCTGACCAATGTCTCCGCCGACCCTTCGTTCGACGAGCCGATCATGGTGATTAAGGTCCAGGCGCATAAGCTGAAAACGGTCGGGGGCGAACCAGCCAAGGTGGGACAGCGGATCGTCTCGGCCGCTTTTTATGAAGAAGATGCGGCCGAAAAGTATCCGGCCGAACCCAAACGGTGGGGCGACTTCTTCCCGACCCCAATTGAATATGGCACGTCCGACCCCGCGGCGATCGACTATGTAAAGTCGCAAGTCTCCGACGAATCGTGGCGACAATTGAAAGATGGCCTGAAACAGGTTCCTCGCCCCTTCGCGCCAGGCATTTATGACATTCAGGTCTAA